The following DNA comes from Fervidobacterium gondwanense DSM 13020.
GCATACTCATGTTTTCTTCGGTGGGCAAGACTCCACCGTAACAACCTACGTTAGTGCCGATGCCACGAAGATGAACGAATCTGAGATTATTTGCTACTTCGATTATTTCCTCTTTAGCCTTTTCAAACCAAACACCCTCTCTTAAATCGCCGACATCGATCATGTATATCAGACTGACATTTCTGTCTATTTCTTGAGCGTGTCTGTCTATGAGGTATGCAGTCTCTGGCATCGACACTAAGAATTCATCTACAATTCCTACAGCAAACGGAATTTCCGATGGCATAGGTATCCTCAACAGTTGGTATGGACCAGGAACTCCATTTTTGTACAGGTTTACGATGTTCTTGAGACGAGATTCCCCAATTTTGTCGACACCATTCAAGCGCATGATTTTACCTATTTGAGGATTCCCGAGCGTGAGTTTTGTCACGCCAACAAGTTCAATACCGTTAGAATGACATATTTCTGATAGCTTCTGAACGTTGTTCTTTAATACGGAGGTGTCTATAATAAGCCTTGGGTAATCCATAAAATCCCCCTTTTCGGTGTTTTATATGAATGGAAATTATGATATAATTGTTTGAAAACCGAATTAGGACGAGGATAGTTCAAGTTCACTTGTAATATTTTAAACTAAGTATGTTAAAGTGTAAATGAAGAAATCAGGAGGGATAAAAGTGGATACGAGAGTAAAAGAGGCTTGTGAATACATTACGTCAAATATCAATAACAAGCCAAAGATTGCTTTAATACTTGGCTCAGGATTGGGATTTTTGGCAGACAAAGTGAACAACGCTCGCTCAATAGCTTACAAAGACATTCCAAATTTTCCGTATTCTACCGCACCGGGACATGAGGGAAAGTTGGTTTTCGGAGAGCTCTTTGGAAGAGAGGTTGTTGTGTTGAACGGAAGGTTCCATATATACGAAGGTTGGAATCCTTCTGATATTAAGTTGGTTATTCACACGTTGAAGATGATTGGTGTGGAAAGGATTTTGATTACAAATGCCGCTGGTGCGATAAATACATCTTACAGCCCGGGTGACATAATTTTGGTGAAGGATATAATCAACTTAATGTTCAGGAACCCTCTTAGAGGACCAAATGATAATGACATGGGACCAAGGTTTCCCGATATGCTTGGTGCATTCGATAGAGAGTGGATGGAAAAACTCAAAAATGCTGAGGGACTGAGAGAAGGAGTATACTTAGCTGTTACAGGTCCAACATACGAGACGCCAGCCGAAATAAGAGCATTTAGAAAGCTTGGGGCGGATTTGGTTGGTATGTCAACAGTGCCTGAGCTAATTGTCTGTGCACATGTTGGTATAAAGGCACTTGTGCTTTCGTGTGCGACAAATATGGCAGCTGGCGTATTGGACCAGCCTCTGTCTCATGAAGAAGTTGTCGAAGTTGCAAATATGGTAAAAGGCAGGTTCACAGAGATAGTTCAGAAAGCTTTGGAGGTGCTTTGATGAATAGAGATTTTCTAACAATAGTTGCTGAATTAAACTCAGCAAATAAGGTTCTTGTTGTTGGACATATAATGCCGGACGGTGATGATATAAGCTCCGTGCTTAGCGTAACTCTTGGGTTGAAAAAACTTGGTAAAGAAGTCTTCGCTGGAATTGACTGGAGGATTCCATGGTATTTCTATGAATTTGAAGAGACCAATATAATTAAAACTTTTGATGATATAAAGTCTTCTGGATTTGTTCCTGATGTAGTTTTGGTTGTTGATGCTTCCAGCCCAGATAGGATAGGTAGATTTCAAGAATTCCTTGGTAGCGTGCCGTTGATGGTAATAGACCACCACGGAACGAATACGCTTTTTGGAAATATCAACTGGGTTGATACGAAATTTGGCTCAACGGCACAAATGGTTTACAGACTAAATACCGAGCTTGGCGTTGAGTACGATGAGAGATTGGCAACGATAAATTTGATGGGAATAGCAACAGATACGGGTTTCTTTAGGTACTCGAATGCTGATGAAATAGTATTCAGCGATGCTACAAAACTTGTTTTTTTGGGCGGAAAGGTGTACCTTGTCTCCAGATTGTTTGAGAATAAGAGAATCGAGCAGTTTAAATTGCTTTCGACGATGATAGAACACTTGAAGATGGAAGCTAATGGAAAGATCGTTTACTCATACCTGTCTAAGGAGGATTATGAAACTAACAATTGCACTGAGGACGACAGTGGAGGGTTTGTTGGAGAACTTAGATCAATTCAAGGAACTGAATTAGCGATCTTTTTTTCGGAATACGAAAATAGCGAAGTGCACATAAGTTTCAGGTCGAAAGATTGGTTTGACTGTAGTAAACTCGCTGTACTCCTTGGTGGAGGGGGGCATCCAAGGGCAGCTGGTTGTACTTTAAAAGGAGATTTGTTTGTGATTGTAGAACAAGTTATTAGGGAAGCTAAAACGATGTTTGCCGCACAGAAC
Coding sequences within:
- a CDS encoding purine-nucleoside phosphorylase, giving the protein MDTRVKEACEYITSNINNKPKIALILGSGLGFLADKVNNARSIAYKDIPNFPYSTAPGHEGKLVFGELFGREVVVLNGRFHIYEGWNPSDIKLVIHTLKMIGVERILITNAAGAINTSYSPGDIILVKDIINLMFRNPLRGPNDNDMGPRFPDMLGAFDREWMEKLKNAEGLREGVYLAVTGPTYETPAEIRAFRKLGADLVGMSTVPELIVCAHVGIKALVLSCATNMAAGVLDQPLSHEEVVEVANMVKGRFTEIVQKALEVL
- a CDS encoding DHH family phosphoesterase, whose protein sequence is MNRDFLTIVAELNSANKVLVVGHIMPDGDDISSVLSVTLGLKKLGKEVFAGIDWRIPWYFYEFEETNIIKTFDDIKSSGFVPDVVLVVDASSPDRIGRFQEFLGSVPLMVIDHHGTNTLFGNINWVDTKFGSTAQMVYRLNTELGVEYDERLATINLMGIATDTGFFRYSNADEIVFSDATKLVFLGGKVYLVSRLFENKRIEQFKLLSTMIEHLKMEANGKIVYSYLSKEDYETNNCTEDDSGGFVGELRSIQGTELAIFFSEYENSEVHISFRSKDWFDCSKLAVLLGGGGHPRAAGCTLKGDLFVIVEQVIREAKTMFAAQNKEIEKIGR